Part of the Haliotis asinina isolate JCU_RB_2024 chromosome 8, JCU_Hal_asi_v2, whole genome shotgun sequence genome is shown below.
actaaactcacttattAAAATACTTAGTATATAGCTAACAGAATAAAAGTAACTCTTAATACAGTTGGACATGTAAACCAGGCAGGtttcattcattaattcatttagTTTAGATATctatacctacctacctacctacccccATACACACAAAATACTCTAGTTCGCAAAGGCTGTATAGCGATTACTAAACGAGAGTCCGCAAATAGCATTAACCGTACAACGAGTTGTCTCAAAACGTATTTACTGCGCGGAAGAGTTTTGAATCCACGAGTTGTAGTAAAGAGTACAGTAATCTGTTTCATACACACCATAAAATTGCACCATTTTATGGTCGAATAGATttagttttcatattttctcatcTTAGAACTGCGCAGTAATACAAAATACAACTTTTTTTAAATGAGTGACGTCACTTGGCTTCCTAATCACTGCTCATCCTAAAGGTGACCCTCCACCAAAACGTTTCTCAACATCTCCAAGTCATCAAAGCGGTAATGTTAATGCAAACTatataaaaacacagaaaataattaaacaCTTTTAAACGATAATGATAAAATCCATGTAACTATGAATGATTTGAATTCTTCTTAGCATAACAGATTCGAGCGTGTGACGTCATCACTATCTTTCGGTGGCTGTCGTCATCGGgagattgtttgaatatttctgCACATATGGGATTTGTACTTATGTACCTGTTGACGTTCGATGTTCTCCCATCGACCGGAGCTCGTTGAATGCATTTTGTAACAACTCGTCGTAAGATTAATGGTATCTGACAGACACTCCTTTAGCAAATTCAACATATTTCTCTTCACAGAATTTGCCTCACCATCGAGGAGGCAAAAAGTTGGTGTCTTTAAATGACACCTTTCCTTCCAGAGAATAAAGATTTTCGTCTGTTCCACGTAACATGGCTGCCACCCTACCGAAGCCGCTGTATGACATCAAGAAGATATCGCACGTGGAAAGAATCTGCTGGTCCAGAAGAGCTTTTCCAAATCCTTCACAAGCTTTTGCACCAGTGTCCAAGTCAACGTGAACTATAGgaccatcaatatccacaaccACCTTGGGAAACATACGCCGCGATTGTTCCTTTACCGTCTCTGAGTTTGTGGCCACAAACATTCGATAGATGGCACTGTCGTTGTACTGTCTCAAAAAAGCAAACATCTTGTCTACGTAGTCCTTGTCTTCTGTTGCTGTTCGATAAAGACGAATATGAGCACACACAAGTTTCCTACCATTGGCTCTGACAGAGTTTTGGAAATTATCCAATTTCTCTTGATATTTGGGTTTCAGTTTAAACAACCGACGAAGTACGatgttatatatatcaacagCTGTTTTATTTTGGGCCCATTTCAGATCACGAAATCGAGGAAGTTTCATCAGATATTTCACAAACTCTTGATTGACGTTAAAAAATATCACATCTTGGGTAAACCTGTTCTCTAGTTCCATGGTGTGTATTGTCTCACGGAGTTTCCAAGCTCCCTCATCCAGCACCTTGTAGGGGAGCACGGTCAGATCAGTCAGCGCCCCTGGTGGTATCATCCACTTATCGTCGTTCTCGTCCAGAAAGTTTGTGATGTCACATGGTATGGTCAAGACGACCCCAAACTGTCGGCCCATTAGTTGAGAGATGAGGTAGGCTGCCAAGATTCCCTCCTGGCGGTCACCGAGTCCTCCACAAAGTCGCTGACTACAGTCATAAATGAAATACTTTTTATCGTATTTAGGTTTAGGGAAGTCCTTCTCAGAGGTGACTGGAACTCGAGAAGGACCATAGAAATATTTGAACTTGGCCTCCGGC
Proteins encoded:
- the LOC137294990 gene encoding uncharacterized protein — protein: MLRTISYRKKILTTFVLVVVTLLVGKHLFLKRQYTYPVRKHGNAPEAKFKYFYGPSRVPVTSEKDFPKPKYDKKYFIYDCSQRLCGGLGDRQEGILAAYLISQLMGRQFGVVLTIPCDITNFLDENDDKWMIPPGALTDLTVLPYKVLDEGAWKLRETIHTMELENRFTQDVIFFNVNQEFVKYLMKLPRFRDLKWAQNKTAVDIYNIVLRRLFKLKPKYQEKLDNFQNSVRANGRKLVCAHIRLYRTATEDKDYVDKMFAFLRQYNDSAIYRMFVATNSETVKEQSRRMFPKVVVDIDGPIVHVDLDTGAKACEGFGKALLDQQILSTCDIFLMSYSGFGRVAAMLRGTDENLYSLEGKVSFKDTNFLPPRW